The following are from one region of the Staphylococcus argenteus genome:
- the glyA gene encoding serine hydroxymethyltransferase: MSYITKQDKVIAEAIEREFQRQNSNIELIASENFVSEAVMEAQGSVLTNKYAEGYPGRRYYGGCEFVDVTESIAIDRAKALFGAEHVNVQPHSGSQANMAVYLVALEMGDTVLGMNLSHGGHLTHGASVNFSGKFYNFVEYGVDKDSERINYDEVRKLALKHKPKLIVAGASAYSRTIDFKKFKEIADEVNAKLMVDMAHIAGLVAAGLHPNPVEYADFVTTTTHKTLRGPRGGMILCKEEYKKDIDKTIFPGIQGGPLEHVIAAKAVAFGEALDNNFKTYQEQVIKNAKVLAETLIKEGFRIVSGGTDNHLVAVDVKGSIGLTGKEAEETLDSVGITCNKNTIPFDQEKPFVTSGIRLGTPAATTRGFDEDAFEEVAKIISLALKNSKDEEKLQQAKERVAKLTAEYPLYQ; this comes from the coding sequence ATGTCTTATATCACCAAACAGGATAAAGTTATCGCAGAAGCAATCGAGAGAGAATTTCAGAGACAAAACAGCAACATTGAGTTAATCGCATCAGAAAATTTCGTATCGGAAGCAGTTATGGAAGCACAAGGTTCAGTCTTAACTAATAAATATGCTGAAGGCTATCCAGGACGCCGATATTATGGTGGTTGTGAATTTGTAGATGTTACTGAGAGTATTGCGATTGATCGTGCCAAAGCACTATTTGGAGCTGAACATGTAAATGTTCAACCACATTCAGGATCACAAGCAAATATGGCGGTATACCTTGTTGCTCTAGAAATGGGAGACACAGTTTTAGGTATGAACTTAAGCCATGGTGGTCATTTAACACATGGTGCTTCAGTAAACTTTAGTGGTAAATTCTACAATTTTGTTGAATACGGTGTGGATAAAGATTCTGAACGTATCAATTATGATGAAGTTCGTAAATTAGCACTGAAACATAAGCCTAAACTTATCGTAGCTGGCGCATCAGCTTATTCAAGAACAATTGATTTTAAAAAGTTCAAAGAAATTGCAGATGAAGTAAACGCTAAGTTAATGGTAGACATGGCACATATCGCAGGTTTAGTAGCGGCAGGATTGCATCCAAATCCAGTAGAATATGCCGATTTTGTAACAACTACAACACATAAAACATTACGTGGACCACGTGGTGGTATGATTTTATGTAAGGAAGAATATAAAAAAGACATAGATAAAACAATCTTCCCAGGTATTCAAGGTGGACCCCTTGAACATGTTATTGCAGCAAAAGCAGTTGCATTTGGTGAAGCGCTAGATAATAATTTCAAAACATATCAAGAGCAAGTGATTAAAAATGCAAAAGTCCTTGCTGAAACGTTGATTAAAGAAGGATTTAGAATAGTTTCTGGTGGTACAGATAATCATTTAGTAGCTGTTGATGTAAAAGGGTCTATAGGACTTACTGGTAAAGAAGCTGAAGAAACATTAGATTCAGTTGGTATCACATGTAATAAAAATACCATTCCGTTTGATCAAGAAAAACCATTTGTTACGAGTGGTATACGTTTAGGTACACCTGCTGCAACAACGCGTGGATTCGATGAAGATGCGTTTGAGGAAGTTGCAAAAATCATCAGTTTAGCTTTGAAAAACAGTAAAGATGAAGAAAAATTACAACAAGCTAAAGAACGCGTTGCGAAATTAACAGCTGAATATCCTCTATATCAATAA
- the atpE gene encoding F0F1 ATP synthase subunit C encodes MNLIAAAIAIGLSALGAGIGNGLIVSRTVEGVARQPEARGQLMGIMFIGVGLVEALPIIGVVIAFMTFAG; translated from the coding sequence ATGAATTTAATCGCAGCAGCAATCGCAATTGGTTTATCAGCATTAGGAGCAGGTATCGGTAACGGTCTTATCGTTTCAAGAACAGTTGAAGGTGTAGCACGTCAACCAGAAGCACGTGGTCAATTAATGGGTATCATGTTCATTGGTGTAGGTTTAGTTGAGGCATTACCTATCATCGGTGTAGTAATTGCATTCATGACATTTGCTGGATAA
- the upp gene encoding uracil phosphoribosyltransferase — translation MSKVHVFDHPLIQHKLSYIRDVNTGTKEFRELVDEVGMLMAYEVTRDLELQDVDIETPVTKMTAKRLAGKKLAIVPILRAGLGMTDGILSLVPAARVGHIGLYRDPETLKAVEYFAKLPQDITERQIIVVDPMLATGASAIEAITSLKKRGAKNIRFMCLIAAPEGVEKMQEAHPDVDIYIAALDEKLNDKAYITPGLGDAGDRLFGTK, via the coding sequence ATGAGTAAAGTACACGTTTTCGATCATCCATTAATTCAACACAAATTAAGCTATATTAGAGACGTAAATACAGGTACTAAAGAATTTAGAGAACTTGTAGACGAAGTTGGTATGTTGATGGCATATGAAGTTACTAGAGACTTAGAGCTTCAAGATGTTGATATTGAAACGCCTGTGACGAAAATGACAGCTAAACGTTTAGCTGGTAAAAAGTTAGCCATCGTTCCCATTTTAAGAGCTGGGTTAGGTATGACAGATGGTATTTTAAGTTTAGTACCTGCGGCAAGAGTTGGACATATCGGATTATATCGTGATCCAGAAACTTTAAAAGCTGTAGAGTATTTCGCTAAATTGCCTCAAGATATAACTGAAAGACAAATTATAGTGGTTGACCCTATGCTAGCAACAGGCGCATCAGCAATTGAAGCAATTACTTCATTAAAGAAACGTGGCGCTAAAAATATTCGCTTCATGTGTCTAATTGCGGCACCAGAAGGCGTAGAAAAAATGCAGGAAGCACATCCAGATGTAGATATTTATATTGCTGCACTTGATGAAAAGCTAAATGATAAAGCATATATCACACCAGGGTTAGGAGACGCTGGAGATAGATTGTTTGGTACTAAATAG
- a CDS encoding TIGR01440 family protein, whose protein sequence is MKDLTMLLDELKEMSFFKKGDICLIGCSTSEVIGERIGTVGSMEVAEAIFNALDVVSKETGVSFAFQGCEHINRAITIERSHFNPLTMEEVSVVPDVHAGGSLATYAYQHMKDPIVVEYITVPCGIDIGQTLIGMHIKHVCVPVRTTVKQVGQALVTIATSRPKKIGGERAKYQ, encoded by the coding sequence ATGAAAGATTTGACAATGTTACTAGACGAATTAAAAGAAATGTCTTTTTTTAAAAAAGGAGACATTTGTTTAATTGGATGTTCAACTTCTGAAGTTATTGGGGAAAGAATAGGAACAGTTGGTTCAATGGAAGTAGCAGAAGCTATTTTTAACGCATTGGATGTTGTGAGTAAAGAGACAGGCGTTTCTTTCGCTTTTCAAGGATGTGAACATATAAATAGAGCTATAACAATAGAAAGATCTCATTTTAATCCATTAACAATGGAAGAAGTTTCCGTTGTTCCGGATGTACATGCAGGTGGTAGTTTAGCGACATACGCATACCAGCATATGAAGGATCCAATCGTGGTCGAGTATATTACTGTGCCATGTGGTATTGATATTGGTCAAACATTGATAGGCATGCATATCAAACATGTTTGCGTACCAGTTAGAACAACAGTTAAACAAGTGGGGCAAGCATTAGTGACTATTGCAACCTCAAGGCCGAAAAAGATTGGTGGCGAACGTGCTAAATACCAATAA
- a CDS encoding F0F1 ATP synthase subunit epsilon, protein MNTLNLDIVTPNGSVYDRDNVELVVMQTTAGEIGVMSGHIPTVAALKTGFVKVKFHDGTEFIAVSDGFVEVRKHKVSIIVQTAETAREIDVERAKLAKARAESHLENDDDNTDIHRAERALERANNRLRVAELK, encoded by the coding sequence ATGAATACATTAAACCTAGATATTGTCACTCCTAATGGTTCTGTTTACGATCGTGATAATGTTGAACTCGTAGTTATGCAAACAACAGCGGGTGAGATAGGTGTCATGAGTGGACATATTCCAACTGTAGCTGCTTTAAAAACAGGCTTTGTAAAAGTGAAATTTCACGATGGAACTGAATTCATTGCTGTAAGCGATGGCTTTGTTGAAGTTAGAAAGCATAAAGTTTCAATCATTGTTCAAACTGCAGAAACTGCAAGAGAAATTGATGTTGAAAGAGCCAAATTAGCCAAAGCAAGAGCAGAGTCTCACTTGGAAAATGATGACGACAATACTGATATTCATAGAGCCGAAAGAGCTTTAGAGAGAGCAAATAACCGTTTGCGTGTGGCTGAATTAAAATAG
- the atpD gene encoding F0F1 ATP synthase subunit beta: MGIGRVTQVMGPVIDVRFEHNEVPKINNALVIDVPKEEGTVQLTLEVALQLGDDVVRTIAMDSTDGVQRGMDVKDTGKEISVPVGDETLGRVFNVLGETIDLKEEISDSVRRDPIHRQAPAFDELSTEVQILETGIKVVDLLAPYIKGGKIGLFGGAGVGKTVLIQELINNIAQEHGGISVFAGVGERTREGNDLYFEMSDSGVIKKTAMVFGQMNEPPGARMRVALSGLTMAEYFRDEQGQDVLLFIDNIFRFTQAGSEVSALLGRMPSAVGYQPTLATEMGQLQERITSTTKGSVTSIQAVFVPADDYTDPAPATAFAHLDATTNLERKLTEMGIYPAVDPLASTSRALEPSIVGQEHYEVARDVQSTLQKYRELQDIIAILGMDELSDEDKQTVERARRIQFFLSQNFHVAEQFTGQKGSYVPVKTTVANFKDILDGKYDHIPEDAFRLVGSMDDVIAKAKDMGVEV, from the coding sequence ATGGGAATTGGCCGTGTAACTCAAGTTATGGGTCCTGTAATTGATGTTCGTTTTGAACATAACGAAGTTCCTAAAATTAACAATGCCTTGGTTATTGATGTGCCTAAAGAAGAAGGTACTGTACAACTAACATTAGAAGTTGCGCTGCAATTAGGCGACGACGTTGTTCGTACTATTGCGATGGATTCAACTGACGGTGTCCAAAGAGGTATGGATGTAAAAGATACAGGCAAAGAAATTAGTGTGCCTGTTGGTGACGAAACATTAGGTCGAGTATTTAATGTATTAGGTGAAACAATTGACCTTAAAGAAGAAATTAGTGATTCTGTTCGTCGTGACCCAATTCATCGTCAAGCACCAGCATTTGATGAACTTTCAACAGAAGTTCAAATTTTAGAAACTGGTATTAAAGTAGTAGACTTATTAGCCCCTTACATTAAAGGTGGTAAAATCGGATTATTCGGTGGTGCCGGTGTAGGTAAAACTGTATTAATTCAAGAATTAATTAATAACATCGCTCAAGAGCATGGTGGTATTTCAGTATTCGCTGGCGTAGGTGAACGTACACGTGAAGGTAATGATTTATACTTCGAAATGAGTGATAGTGGTGTAATCAAGAAAACTGCCATGGTATTCGGACAAATGAATGAACCACCTGGTGCACGTATGCGTGTAGCTTTATCTGGTTTAACAATGGCTGAATATTTCCGTGATGAACAAGGTCAAGACGTATTACTATTCATTGATAACATTTTCAGATTTACACAAGCTGGTTCAGAAGTATCTGCATTATTAGGTCGTATGCCTTCTGCGGTAGGTTACCAACCAACACTTGCAACTGAAATGGGACAATTACAAGAACGTATTACATCAACAACAAAAGGATCAGTTACATCTATTCAAGCGGTATTCGTACCTGCCGATGACTACACTGACCCAGCACCAGCGACTGCGTTTGCGCATTTAGATGCAACAACAAACTTAGAACGTAAATTAACTGAAATGGGTATTTATCCTGCCGTGGATCCATTAGCGTCTACATCAAGAGCATTGGAACCATCTATTGTAGGTCAAGAACATTATGAAGTAGCACGTGATGTACAATCAACACTTCAAAAATATCGTGAGTTACAAGATATTATTGCTATCTTAGGTATGGATGAATTATCTGATGAAGATAAGCAAACAGTTGAACGTGCACGTAGAATTCAATTTTTCTTATCTCAAAACTTCCACGTTGCGGAACAATTTACTGGTCAAAAAGGATCTTATGTACCTGTTAAAACAACAGTTGCCAACTTTAAAGATATCTTAGATGGTAAGTATGATCATATTCCAGAAGATGCATTCCGTTTAGTTGGTAGCATGGATGATGTTATTGCAAAAGCTAAAGATATGGGTGTTGAAGTATAA
- the atpA gene encoding F0F1 ATP synthase subunit alpha, whose amino-acid sequence MAIKAEEISALLRSQIENYESEMSVTDVGTVLQIGDGIALIHGLNDVMAGELVEFHNGVLGLAQNLEESNVGVVILGPYTDITEGDEVKRTGRIMEVPVGEELIGRVVNPLGQPIDGQGPINTTKTRPVEKKATGVMDRKSVDEPLQTGIKAIDALVPIGRGQRELIIGDRQTGKTTIAIDTILNQKDQGTICIYVAIGQKDSTVRANVEKLRQAGALDYTIVVAASASEPSPLLYIAPYSGVTMGEEFMFNGKHVLIVYDDLTKQAAAYRELSLLLRRPPGREAYPGDVFYLHSRLLERAAKLNDDLGGGSITALPIIETQAGDISAYVPTNVISITDGQIFLQSDLFFSGVRPAINAGQSVSRVGGSAQIKAMKKVAGTLRLDLASYRELESFAQFGSDLDEFTASKLERGKRTVEVLKQDQNKPLPVEYQVLIIYALTKGYLDDIPVVDITRFEDELNHWAESNATELLNEIRETGGLPAAEKFDTAINEFKKSFSKSE is encoded by the coding sequence ATGGCCATAAAAGCTGAAGAAATCAGTGCATTACTTCGCTCACAAATTGAAAATTATGAGTCAGAAATGTCCGTAACTGATGTAGGTACTGTATTACAAATTGGTGATGGTATTGCATTAATTCACGGATTAAATGACGTTATGGCTGGTGAGCTAGTAGAATTCCATAACGGCGTACTTGGTTTAGCACAAAACCTTGAAGAGTCAAATGTGGGTGTGGTTATTTTAGGACCATACACAGATATTACTGAAGGTGATGAAGTTAAACGTACTGGTCGTATCATGGAAGTACCAGTAGGGGAAGAACTAATCGGAAGAGTTGTAAACCCATTAGGACAACCTATTGATGGACAAGGACCGATTAACACAACTAAAACGCGTCCAGTAGAGAAAAAAGCTACTGGTGTAATGGATCGTAAATCAGTTGATGAACCATTACAAACAGGTATCAAAGCAATCGATGCTTTAGTACCAATTGGTAGAGGTCAACGTGAGTTAATTATTGGTGACCGTCAAACAGGTAAAACAACAATTGCCATTGATACAATTTTAAATCAAAAAGATCAAGGAACAATTTGTATTTATGTTGCCATTGGTCAAAAAGACTCAACAGTAAGAGCAAACGTTGAAAAATTAAGACAAGCAGGTGCTTTAGACTACACAATCGTAGTAGCAGCATCAGCTTCTGAACCTTCACCGCTACTTTATATTGCGCCATATTCAGGTGTAACAATGGGTGAAGAATTTATGTTCAACGGTAAACATGTTTTAATCGTTTATGATGATTTAACAAAACAAGCAGCAGCTTACCGTGAGTTATCATTATTATTACGTAGACCTCCAGGTCGTGAAGCATACCCAGGTGATGTATTCTACTTGCATAGTAGATTATTAGAAAGAGCAGCAAAATTAAACGATGATTTAGGTGGCGGTTCAATTACTGCATTACCAATTATCGAAACTCAAGCTGGTGATATTTCAGCTTACGTACCAACAAACGTTATTTCCATTACAGATGGACAAATCTTCTTACAATCTGATTTATTCTTCTCAGGTGTAAGACCAGCGATTAATGCCGGACAATCTGTATCTCGTGTTGGTGGTTCTGCACAAATTAAAGCAATGAAAAAAGTTGCTGGTACGTTACGTCTTGACTTAGCGTCTTACAGAGAACTTGAGTCATTCGCACAATTTGGTTCAGACCTTGATGAATTTACAGCAAGTAAATTGGAACGTGGTAAACGTACGGTTGAAGTTTTAAAACAAGATCAAAACAAACCATTACCAGTTGAATATCAAGTGTTGATTATTTATGCATTAACAAAAGGATATTTAGATGATATTCCTGTTGTAGATATCACACGTTTTGAAGACGAGTTAAACCACTGGGCAGAATCAAATGCTACTGAACTGTTAAATGAAATCAGAGAAACTGGTGGCCTACCAGCTGCTGAGAAGTTCGACACAGCTATTAACGAATTCAAAAAAAGCTTTAGCAAATCTGAATAA
- the atpB gene encoding F0F1 ATP synthase subunit A, producing MDHKSPLVSWNLFGFDIVFNLSSILMILVTALLVFLLAIICTRNLKKRPTGKQNFVEWIFDFVRGIIEGNMAWKKGGQFHFLAVTLILYIFIANMLGLPFSIATKDHTLWWKSPTADATVTLTLSTTIILLTHFYGIKMRGTKQYLKGYVQPFWPLAIINVFEEFTSTLTLGLRLYGNIFAGEILLTLLAGLFFNEPAWGWIISIPGLIVWQAFSIFVGTIQAYIFIMLSMVYMSHKVADEH from the coding sequence ATGGATCACAAATCCCCGCTCGTGAGTTGGAATTTATTCGGTTTCGATATCGTTTTCAATTTATCAAGTATATTGATGATACTTGTTACGGCGCTTCTTGTTTTTCTACTTGCTATCATTTGTACGCGTAATTTGAAAAAAAGACCAACTGGCAAACAAAATTTCGTTGAATGGATTTTTGATTTCGTGAGGGGAATCATTGAAGGTAACATGGCTTGGAAAAAAGGTGGTCAATTCCACTTCTTAGCGGTAACGCTTATTCTGTACATTTTTATAGCTAATATGTTGGGTCTTCCGTTTTCAATAGCGACAAAAGACCATACATTATGGTGGAAATCACCAACAGCTGATGCAACAGTTACATTAACGTTGTCTACAACGATAATACTGTTAACTCACTTTTATGGAATTAAAATGCGTGGCACGAAACAATACCTTAAAGGTTACGTACAGCCATTTTGGCCATTGGCAATCATTAATGTGTTTGAAGAATTCACTTCAACATTAACACTTGGTCTACGTTTGTACGGTAATATTTTTGCAGGTGAGATACTATTAACGTTACTTGCTGGCTTATTCTTTAACGAACCAGCATGGGGTTGGATTATTAGTATCCCAGGTTTAATTGTTTGGCAAGCATTCTCAATATTTGTAGGAACAATCCAAGCATATATCTTTATTATGCTTTCGATGGTTTATATGTCACATAAAGTGGCAGATGAACACTAA
- the wecB gene encoding non-hydrolyzing UDP-N-acetylglucosamine 2-epimerase, whose protein sequence is MKKIMTVFGTRPEAIKMAPLVKALEKDDMLEPIVVVTAQHREMLDSVLETFEIKPKYDLNIMKSGQTLSEITSKSITQLEQVIHLEKPDMVLVHGDTMTTFAGGLASFYNQVPVGHVEAGLRSYDKYSPFPEEMNRQLVGVITDLHFAPTKNAAKHLLNEGKKSESVVVTGNTAIDAMKYTVDEDYKSNIIDQYRDKKFILMTAHRRENIGKPMENIFKAVKRLVDENTDLALVYPMHKNPQVRKVAQKILGNHERIELIEPLDVLDFHNFAKQAYFILTDSGGIQEEAPSFNKPVLVLRNVTERPEGVEAGTLKVVGTNEEDVYQATKQLINDNRMYHQMSEAHNPYGDGFASERIVNHIKYYLNLITEKPSDFN, encoded by the coding sequence ATGAAAAAGATTATGACCGTATTTGGAACAAGACCCGAAGCCATAAAGATGGCTCCTTTAGTTAAAGCTTTGGAAAAAGATGACATGCTAGAGCCAATAGTTGTAGTTACAGCACAGCATAGAGAAATGCTTGATTCAGTATTAGAAACTTTTGAAATCAAACCAAAATACGATTTGAATATTATGAAATCAGGACAGACACTTTCTGAAATTACTTCAAAATCGATTACTCAATTAGAACAAGTAATTCACTTAGAAAAGCCGGATATGGTACTTGTTCATGGTGATACGATGACTACATTTGCAGGTGGGTTAGCTTCATTTTATAATCAAGTGCCAGTTGGACATGTAGAAGCAGGTTTAAGAAGTTATGACAAATATTCACCTTTTCCAGAAGAAATGAATAGACAACTAGTCGGAGTTATAACTGATTTGCATTTTGCACCAACTAAAAATGCAGCAAAACACCTATTAAATGAAGGCAAAAAGTCAGAAAGTGTTGTTGTCACTGGTAATACAGCAATTGACGCTATGAAATACACAGTTGATGAAGATTATAAATCAAATATTATCGATCAATACCGCGATAAAAAATTTATTCTTATGACAGCGCATCGTCGTGAAAATATTGGAAAACCAATGGAAAACATTTTTAAAGCGGTTAAACGTTTAGTAGATGAAAATACAGATTTAGCATTAGTTTATCCAATGCATAAAAATCCGCAAGTTCGTAAAGTGGCGCAAAAGATTTTAGGTAATCATGAAAGAATTGAACTAATTGAACCATTAGATGTATTAGACTTTCACAATTTTGCTAAACAAGCATATTTTATTTTAACCGACTCAGGTGGCATACAAGAAGAGGCGCCATCATTTAACAAGCCTGTCCTAGTATTACGTAACGTTACAGAACGGCCTGAAGGTGTTGAAGCGGGTACATTGAAAGTAGTTGGTACGAATGAAGAAGATGTATATCAAGCTACAAAACAATTAATTAATGATAATAGAATGTATCATCAAATGTCAGAAGCACATAATCCATATGGTGATGGATTTGCTTCAGAAAGAATAGTAAATCATATTAAGTATTATTTGAATTTAATCACTGAAAAACCAAGCGATTTCAATTAA
- a CDS encoding F0F1 ATP synthase subunit delta, producing the protein MVKVANKYAKALFDVSLDTNNLETINEELTVINEAVKDKIEQLKMVDSNPTQTAEQRRELINGVFTEINPYIKNMMYVLADNRHISLVGDVFKAFQSLYNRYYNQDFATIESTYELSQEELDKIVKLVTQQTKLSKVIVDTKINPDLIGGFRVKVGTTVLDGSVRNDLVQLQRKFRRAN; encoded by the coding sequence ATGGTGAAAGTAGCTAATAAGTATGCTAAAGCATTATTTGACGTGTCATTAGATACAAATAATTTGGAAACTATTAATGAAGAATTAACAGTCATTAATGAGGCAGTAAAAGATAAAATTGAGCAATTAAAAATGGTTGATAGTAATCCTACTCAAACTGCGGAACAACGTCGAGAGTTAATTAATGGTGTATTTACAGAAATTAACCCATACATTAAAAACATGATGTATGTGTTAGCTGATAATAGACATATCTCATTAGTTGGTGATGTTTTTAAAGCTTTCCAAAGTTTATATAACAGATACTATAATCAAGATTTTGCGACAATTGAGTCAACATATGAATTGAGTCAAGAAGAGTTAGATAAGATTGTCAAACTGGTAACTCAACAAACAAAGTTATCTAAAGTAATTGTAGATACTAAAATTAATCCAGATTTAATTGGTGGATTTAGAGTTAAAGTCGGCACAACTGTACTAGATGGTAGTGTTAGAAATGATCTTGTCCAATTACAAAGAAAATTTAGAAGAGCTAATTAA
- a CDS encoding ATP synthase subunit I has product MNRIDTTNRLYYHLICMSGTVFMIDISHTEAYKMSRFYNIFKQFIQYYFYIIIILAGLYLFIHHAFILGLIIGVTGSAINTYVFESYLAKSKRPDTMHISTGNMWRYLVAIIACMIWYFNKSHVSIIGIIIGLMISYVVVIIRPLLKVSK; this is encoded by the coding sequence TTGAATAGAATTGACACCACAAATCGCCTATATTATCATTTAATTTGTATGAGTGGAACGGTTTTCATGATTGATATCAGTCACACGGAGGCATATAAAATGAGTCGTTTCTACAACATTTTCAAACAGTTCATTCAATATTATTTTTATATAATAATAATATTGGCAGGATTGTACTTGTTTATACACCATGCATTTATCTTAGGATTAATCATTGGTGTTACTGGTTCTGCAATCAATACGTATGTATTTGAGAGCTATTTAGCCAAGTCTAAAAGACCAGACACTATGCATATTTCTACTGGGAATATGTGGCGATATTTAGTTGCAATTATCGCCTGTATGATTTGGTACTTTAATAAATCGCATGTAAGTATAATCGGTATCATTATTGGTTTAATGATTTCATATGTTGTAGTTATCATACGTCCTTTACTAAAGGTGAGCAAATAA
- a CDS encoding F0F1 ATP synthase subunit B, which yields MTETANLFVLGAAGGVEWGTVIVQVLTFIVLLALLKKFAWGPLKDVMDKRERDINRDIDDAEQAKLNAQKLEEENKQKLKETQEEVQKILEDAKVQARQQQEQIIHEANVRANGMIETAQSEINSQKERAIADINNQVSELSVLIASKVLRKEISEQDQKALVDKYLKEAGDK from the coding sequence GTGACTGAAACAGCTAACTTATTCGTTCTTGGTGCAGCTGGAGGCGTTGAGTGGGGGACTGTGATTGTACAGGTCCTAACTTTCATCGTATTACTTGCGTTACTTAAAAAGTTCGCATGGGGTCCATTAAAAGATGTAATGGATAAACGTGAAAGAGATATTAACAGAGATATCGATGACGCAGAACAAGCAAAGTTAAATGCACAAAAACTTGAAGAAGAAAATAAACAAAAACTTAAAGAAACACAAGAAGAAGTTCAAAAGATTTTAGAAGATGCTAAGGTTCAAGCACGACAACAGCAAGAACAAATTATTCATGAAGCTAACGTACGCGCAAACGGTATGATTGAAACAGCTCAAAGTGAAATCAATAGCCAAAAAGAACGTGCCATTGCTGATATTAATAATCAAGTATCTGAACTATCAGTGTTAATTGCTTCTAAAGTACTTAGAAAAGAAATTTCTGAACAAGACCAAAAAGCATTGGTTGACAAGTATCTAAAAGAGGCAGGCGATAAATAA
- the atpG gene encoding ATP synthase F1 subunit gamma: MASLKEIDTRIKSTKKMKQITKAMNMVSSSKLRRAEKNTKQFTPYMDKMQDAITAVAGASSNTNHPMLRPRKITRSGYLVITSDKGLAGAYSANVLKKLITDIEAKHQDSSEYSIVVLGQQGVDFLKNRGYDIEYSQVDVPDQPSFKSVQALANHAIDLYSEEEIDELNIYYSHYVSVLENKPTSRQVLPLSQEDSSKGHGHLSSYEFEPDKESILSVILPQYVESLIYGTILDAKASEHATRMTAMKNATDNATELIDDLSLEYNRARQAEITQQITEIVGGSAALE; this comes from the coding sequence GTGGCTTCTCTTAAAGAAATAGATACTCGAATAAAATCAACCAAAAAAATGAAGCAGATTACGAAAGCAATGAACATGGTATCAAGTTCAAAACTTCGTAGAGCTGAAAAAAATACAAAACAATTCACACCATATATGGATAAAATGCAAGATGCAATTACTGCAGTTGCAGGTGCAAGTAGCAATACAAACCATCCAATGCTAAGACCTCGTAAAATAACTAGAAGTGGTTATTTAGTTATCACAAGTGATAAAGGTTTAGCTGGTGCATATAGTGCAAATGTACTTAAGAAATTGATTACTGATATTGAAGCGAAACATCAAGATAGTAGCGAATACAGTATTGTAGTTTTAGGACAACAAGGTGTTGATTTCCTAAAAAATAGAGGTTATGACATTGAGTATTCTCAAGTGGACGTACCTGATCAACCTTCTTTCAAATCTGTTCAAGCACTAGCAAATCATGCTATAGACTTATACAGTGAAGAAGAAATTGATGAATTAAATATATACTATAGTCATTATGTGAGTGTTCTTGAAAACAAACCAACATCAAGACAAGTATTACCATTATCTCAAGAAGATTCTAGTAAGGGACATGGTCATTTATCATCTTATGAATTTGAACCTGATAAAGAATCTATCTTAAGTGTAATCTTGCCTCAATACGTTGAGAGTTTGATTTACGGAACGATATTAGATGCAAAAGCAAGTGAGCATGCAACGCGTATGACTGCGATGAAAAATGCTACTGATAATGCAACTGAACTTATTGATGACTTATCATTAGAATATAACAGAGCGAGACAAGCTGAAATTACACAACAAATTACTGAAATTGTTGGTGGTTCTGCAGCGCTTGAATAA